Below is a window of Drosophila miranda strain MSH22 chromosome 3, D.miranda_PacBio2.1, whole genome shotgun sequence DNA.
AGACCAAGGATAAGCAGAGTAAGTACATGCCCAAGTCCCAAGTGTTTCTATCGAGTAGAAATTCATCGGAAAAACTCCATTTCGTCACGCAGACTTGGACAAGAAGCCATCGCCGCCACAAGCCGTGAAGCTGCCGCAGAAGCGCAACTTTAACGGGCATTCATTGGCAGCTGACCGGAAGCACATGGGGGATTCCCTATCGATGCCGATGCAGACTCCAGCTGAAATGCCCACTTCAAATACGCTTCCCACCATGGCTCCAGTACCATGTCCCATTTCGGGGCCACTGCCACTACTGCCACCCGTGCCCCTTTCAGTGCCGCAAACGGCCGTCGATGACCTTAACCAGACGGACGACAGTCAGATGATCTACTGGCTGAACATCTTCAATGCGGGTGTCCTCAACTTCACCTGGATCGTCACGGCGGCTGTCCAGCATGCGCGCACCCATGGCTATGCGGATTGCCTGCCCCTGTGGCAGATCATCAACATTTACGTGGACGAGGCCGCACGCAACGTGGCCGCCAATGCGGGCCTATTTGTGAATCCATTGCCGAAAACACAGACAACTAGCATTGGTAACATTTTCCAGACGCCAAGTCTCCACATCACAGCCGAGGATGATgaagaggacgacgacgagcAGTGATAAAGGCAACATCTGTTGGGTTTTTATGTAAATGAATATCttatgggggggggggggggtaaaCTACGTTTAATTAAAGATTGTACATAATTACGGCGGTTATTAATGGTCTTTTTTAATGTTGTTCTCGCGTATGGGAGAGAAAACATAATATATCTGTACTTCAGTGACAGTTTTCTTATATGTCAGCCGAGTAATTGGCTGTATCTGGAAGTCTGTTTCCATATTAGAAATCGAAGCAACCATAGCTTTTCCGCTGTCAAATGTTCGCAATTTCCATTCTATTATATTAAACTATTATAACGGCATTTAAGAATGTAAACAACCTACGATAAATATTTGCGTCTGCTCATCCTCAAAAAGAGATTTCCAGCTGAAAAGAAGCTTTAAATATGATTTCCACCCAATCTACTAGTGCGAGTGCAGCCTATACATATGTAGTACATAATTGATCGGCCTGGAGGCAATGCTATAGCTATGGCAAAGTGGTAGACTCCATGGCGAGAAGCAGACCTTGTCGCAGCAGCCACACAAATAAAATGGCTGTCAATGGGATTATGTTGTTAAAAGCAAATAATTGCATTTTAATTAGCAGCGAAATAAGTGCGATAATTGGCCCCCGAGCCCGAGTCCGAGCCAGAATCCGGGGGATCGATATTGGATTGTGGCGATGCAGcatggaatgggaatgggaaagCTGGGACCATCGGATATCGCCGTGTATGCCCGCAGTGAATGAATCAGATGCGGCTGGCTTTATTAACCATATTATTATTTCATTTCGATGCGTGTCATGCAAATTTTCCATTGGCTGTGACTCGTCTGGACTCCGACTGGCCATGTCCTCTGCCTTTTGGGCCGTGACACGTAATTAAGCGGTTTTATTTGCGGCTTTGCCGCACATTAATTGGTCATGTTAAATGTGaaattttatttgtgaataaaTTTCTATAATTTCAATATAAATATGCGGAAATATGTGTGTTCggtatgtatttattttcgCCCATTtatgaaaatattttctaGTGGATTATAGATGAACTGATGCGTGTTTTGGTTGTGTCCTTCTCTGGTTGTTTTGTCACATTGTGGGATTATGTTTTTTGCCAAAGAGTGTTCTGGCAATCAGACCAATTAGTGGCTGCACTACGACACAATTCAGACCACGTGGTAATTATTCAGTTAGACAGTTGGCTCCAGCGCTAAGAAGACGTTTGCCCTGGCTTTGAGAGTGCAAACAGCTGTTTAAAGGCACCACAAAACTACGAAATGTACTCGGCATCTATCCTAATTGTAATCCAATCGGAGGCCATGCATTTCCATTTACCTTTCCGACCAAAAACACTTGGGACTCCGCCGTAATCTAGCCAACATCTTGCACCCCCCACGGTCCACCCACACAAAACACCACCACAAACAGAAGCCACATCGGATCGGTCCAAGGCTAAGCCACTGCCCATAAACGGCCCCACGATTATCCACCCAGTTCATCGGCAAAGGCTCTACACCCCACccactctctctgtctctctctctttaacataaagtttttccattttcatgcGGCCCCATAAAAAATATGGACAAGGGAAAGGGACTCCGACGGCCATCACCCACCGCCTCCCGTCGGCCTTGGGGCCGTTGTAAGACGGAGATTTGTGTTTTGGGATTGTGCTCGTCGCTTGCCTTTCCGGATTTTCTTTTGCGATTTTCCCAATCATTTTCGGCATTTTAATGCATGGCATGGAGCGGGCGCGGGGTCGGTGGCGGCGGAGACTAGGCAAAGCCTACGTGTATCAAAGTTGATTATCGTGGAATATTTTTCAGCATGGATTGAGCAAGAGATTTGTGGCTTGTGGCCTGACCTGATTTGCCGCCGCTGGCCCCTGGACCTAAGCTTGGGGATTTGCGCCTAGATTGGTCCTCGAATCCCACCTGCTGTGggtgtgtttgcgtgtgtgtgtgtgtgtgagccaCTTTGATGAACTTGTTGAGGGGAAAACTTTGCTTGTTTTTCCGTTTGTTTTTTTCGAGGAAAATGCAACTTTAATACCCATGAAAACAATAAACGCCTAATGGAATATGGCCAAAGAACGGAGACGAGTGTAAGAGAGAG
It encodes the following:
- the LOC108160671 gene encoding uncharacterized protein LOC108160671, with the translated sequence MDKCGAPRGKRPRVQVSIEKKEHAIARILNGETKAGISRELGVPESTVRGWVKRSEQRSARETKDKQNLDKKPSPPQAVKLPQKRNFNGHSLAADRKHMGDSLSMPMQTPAEMPTSNTLPTMAPVPCPISGPLPLLPPVPLSVPQTAVDDLNQTDDSQMIYWLNIFNAGVLNFTWIVTAAVQHARTHGYADCLPLWQIINIYVDEAARNVAANAGLFVNPLPKTQTTSIGNIFQTPSLHITAEDDEEDDDEQ